Proteins encoded within one genomic window of Rhinolophus sinicus isolate RSC01 linkage group LG14, ASM3656204v1, whole genome shotgun sequence:
- the LOC141568656 gene encoding uncharacterized protein LOC141568656: MDAEKAAAAGVEGSGRLGRGGWSRLGARRGAQSPQCPREVDSAGLRRSDLRVCRRGGRFPVPLTQPPARGAATGRSLGSRGLRAEAAAAQRPNASRAALATVGISTRRGRELASITADLPQPPCWEETTRHAAAERLQRRKRRQRQALPAQSGRGAGRQGAEGGGRSGPSRSATAAWRGRAASRVRLPGGVGRGGRPAALRPAPGSWGGSTAGTEAPMPQPLPGSGTPGYDAPASPSC, from the exons ATGGACGCAGAGAAGGCGGCGGCGGCTG GCGTGGAGGGCAGCGGCAGGCTCGGAAGGGGCGGGTGGTCCCGCCTCGGGGCGCGGCGAGGGGCGCAGAGTCCTCAGTGCCCCCGAGAGGTCGACTCTGCAGGGCTGCGCCGCTCGGACCTCCGCGTCTGCCGGCGCGGGGGGCGCTTCCCGGTCCCCCTCACTCAGCCTCCGGCCCGTGGGGCGGCGACGGGGCGCAGCCTGGGCAGCCGAGGGCTGAGGGCTGAGGCGGCGGCGGCTCAGAGGCCCAACGCCAGCAGGGCTGCCCTGGCGACTGTGGGGATTAGCACCCGCCGCGGCCGCGAACTGGCCTCCATCACCGCCGACCTGCCCCAGCCGCCATGTTGGGAGGAAACGACGCGTCACGCAGCGGCCGAACGGCTGCAGAGGAGGAAGCGGAGGCAGCGGCAGGCACTGCCAGCCCAGAGCGGCCGCGGCGCCGGGAGGCAGGGGGCGGAGGGCGGCGGGAGGAGCGGCCCGAGCCGCAGCGCTACGGCGGCCTGGCGGGGCCGCGCGGCCTCCCGCGTTCGCCTGCCGGGCGGCGTGGGGCGTGGCGGGCGTCCTGCGGCGCTGCGCCCGGCGCCCGGCTCCTGGGGCGGCTCCACTGCGGGGACGGAGGCCCCcatgccccagcccctgccagggAGCGGGACTCCCGGATATGATGCCCCCGCTTCTCCTTCTTGCTGA